ATGTGTCATAGACTCTACAACTCTATTCCCAGGGCTCTGGAGAAGATTTCTTGATCTATCAGtagtacacacacacacacacacacacacacagagagaaTATATACAAGACAAAAATATAAGATTATAGCTGacaatttatttcctttctttcaagCTAATTCTTTTCATTGTGCTAAACTTTCCTGAATCCTTTCTCCCCGATTAAATTGATATAGGACAttcataagaacaaaaaaattgttcagATTCCTTTGTCTATTGTGAATAGAGGACCACAGACACTCGTCTACAAGTGATCTGAAGGTTTCAATCGTTTTCCAAAAGTGACAATCCTATTTCAATGCATGTGAATCAGTACTGCCCCATCTCATCTTTCCCAATCGCTTCTTCTGTTACCAATCAATAATTCAAGAAATTGTGCCCCACATTTTCACTCTCCATTACAGTTGATGTAGGGCATATTACCCTTTAAAAGGTTTACAGTAGGACCTTTTGCTTACCATCCACACACCATCCCTCAATAACAATTCCACAGTAATGGCATCTTCAGCAGTTTCAAAGCAATCCTTTTGCCGTAGCCTTGCCATCTTTAGTACCACCCTAGCATTCTTTTGTGTAGCGAAAACTTGCTTCGCTGGAAATTTTGAGCCTCAGGTTGAGTCTGgtgatgattttattaaaacctCGTGTGGGGTTACGAGGTATCCAGACTTGTGTTACAAGAAACTCTCAGCTTATGCTGATACCATTCAAGATAATCCTACACAATTAGCCAACGTTTCACTGTCAGAGACCCTAAAAAACGCAGAGTCCACGTTAATCATGGTGCAGAAGCTATTGAAAAAACGCAAGTTAAGGCCTAGAGAAGCTGGCGCCATAAAGGAATGCGTCGAAACCATGAAAGACTCGGTCGATGAACTTCAGAGGTCAATGGTAGCAATGAGCGATCTTGAAGGCCCAGATTTTGATATGGAAATGAGCAACATACAATCATGGGTAAGTGCTGCCTTGACGGACGAAGATACCTGTATGGATGGCTTTCAAGATAATTCCATAGATGGGAAGGTCAAGGATACTATAAGGAGCTATATTGTGACAGTTGCTCAGTTAACTAGCATTGCCTTAGCTCTCATTAACAGTATTCATTAATCACCTCTAGTTAACTTAATTAGCCATAAGTTGCTTACTCCTCTTCTCAAGTGTGtctcaatataaattaaagcaAATCCATGGATTGTTTGCCCTAGCAATTTGGTTGGTTGTAATAAAGTTTGTATTAATTTGTTTGTGCTAGATAAGACCACCCATTCTTCCTTATTCTCTGCTAATTTAGGCAGGCATGTTCCAAGGCATAGAGTTCACTAATTAATTAGGTAATTAGGTACaccaaattaaataattcagAATAAATCAAATCTCCTGAAGTAGATTAGGACTAGATATGCATCCATATCTTTGAAGAAATTAGTGAAACCAGAATTAAATGTAGCatgaattaaacaaaatataggTGTTCTTGGTAGAggtaatatttgaatttttaatgttCAAGCTGCCATGAGAAACTTAATTTCCATTTCAATCAAACTTgttagtgtttgatttttttttcatgtacaaGTTCATCGACCCTAATTAGATGtgattataagtttttttttccctaaattattaaaatttatttttcaaatacatgGTATTTTTTCCTAACGtctgaaaagagagagagagagaggaaaagacCATTCCACCTGATTGAATCATTAGCCTAATATTCGTGCACACAAGTCTGCCTAATGTCTTCAAATAATGCTCTTCCCCAAAGCAATTAGTGATCACTGCATCATTGTCCATACAAAAAAGAGACCTGAACATAATACAGAACACACATGTTCAATCATCTAGTAAATTTCATTTGGGCAAACAACCTAATTTAATGGCTatgaaagattgaaaaaaaatctaggttagaaaaaaatcaatgttaaaagtttatttttttaaggaaacatAGCAAAAATTCGAACCTAAATTCCCATTTTTACTCGAGATTGAAAACATGGGATTGTTTGGGCTAAAATCTTGATAAGGCCCATAGCTTCGAATCATGCTTCCAAAGTTTATAAAAGTGACAAAATGCCCCCTAATTTGGAGAAAAGTTCAAATAAGTATTCTGAAATGACCTCCaaaattaagaatattataATCCTGCCCTACCAAACACCATAGTATGCATCCTTACCTACTTATGCCTACCCTTCCTCCACCTCTCCATCTCTACCACGGACTTGATTGTAGACGGTTTTCTTCGAGAAATAcactaggggtgagcaaaaaaaccgaaaaaccgattaaaccgagaaaaccggaaaaaaaaaaaactaaaaaaaccgaatcgtaaaaaaaaaaccgattagaaaaattaaaaaacaagccggttcggttcggtttcggttttaaaaAGCtgaaaccgaataaaccgaaccgaaccgaaccggttcaagtaaaaaaattaatagtactATAAATACCAACTTTTCAGctttccccttctcttttctaAACCCTAGCCGCCACCCATCTTTCACAATCTTTACCTCTCAACTCAGCCCCCACCCCATCTTCACTCTCAACATTTATCGTCCATGTTTCTCAATCTTCATCTCTCAGCACAGCCCCCCTCCCATCTTCATCTCTCATCCCTCAACCTTTCTCACAACCCCCCATCACAGCCCCCATCTTCATCTCTTATCTCTTAACCTTTCTCACAATCCTCCCTCAACATCTTCATCTCTCATCTCTCTCAAACTTTCTTTAAGGCTTTAAGCACAACTCCCCTCCCCCCCCAAAGTAGATCCGGTGAACGAACCATCATTATGTCTCATCTCTcaatctttttgttcttttctttaagCATAGTCGACTAAGCTCATGGATTAACAACCAAACAGCAGCTCTGGAGCCCCCCTCTCTTCAAtctttatctcttaatttttgtccttgtttagttttttatttatttttgtagatcTATTATGTAttcattttctatatttatttacaagaaTGTTGATTTGCCATTCATGTTGCGATTACTGTAATGGATGTTgtgataattattttcaaattttcgtttgaatcttgttttttttggctttctgATTCAGAAAACTTGCTTGATATGTGTGGCCAAGATGCAATCGGTTTATTcctgtttttcctttcaattaaccgaaccgaaccgaaccgaaactggtcggtttgaaccggtttcggttcggttttggttttgatttaaaaatgaataaataaatcggtttggttagttttttaggtgaaaaccggaccgaaccggaaatgCTCACCCCTAAAATACACTAAAGATAGTGTCACTCTCTTTGTTCCCTTGCAATATAGTTTGCAATCTTAAATTAAGAACTGTTGTCTCCcgtattgaaagtttattttcgAATTCTTTTGTCATAAAATTTCAATCATTGGATTTATCACTTCACTAATGCTGAAATTTTTTAGAAAGTAAATTGAAGAAAGAATATTCATTATAcagccatgtttgtttcccggaaagtaattttcgggaaaccattttccaaactttcctgtatttgtttgtcattagaaaagttggtcaacggaaaacactttccagtcaatttcagtcaaagaaaaatttgacttggttttcaggaaagtgttttccctttagctgtgtttgttttccggaaagtggttttcaggaaatcactttccaaactttcttgtgtttgtttgctagtAGGAAAATTGgttaatggaaaacactttccagtaaaaggaaaatttggcttggttttcaggaaagtgttttcctgaaaaatttggggggaaaacactttccggaaattgtgaaaaatttaaaaatgtcattatttgctgattatattaaatttaatcatcaaacttttgattgctatatatattttgttttgaatatttatttttcaattttatctcttaaaattttatttttatattaactttggtccttatttttataattgctatttgcttttccttatcatatttttattgaaattttttatctatcaaatttggtcctcattcttttgattgttacttattttatttgaaataatttatgaaatgttgattattattattattttaatttcttcatctttcatttttttttttaattttttagatttgatctctattattttgattattatttattttatttgagataatttatgaaattatatatatttttttcaatttcattctcattcaacttttaaatttgtaagatttgttcctcattattttaataaacttgagaaaaataaaatattaataagttattttccagctcattttccatgacataaccaaacactggaaagtgttttacaactcatttttcattacactatcaaacattggaaaacactttctcggaattcattttccctggaatttattttttcaaaaaaaaactattttccagcaaataaaCAGAGCCTAACTGTACAAAGATATTGATTTGCGTGGAAAATGGTGCATTAACTTTAAAGAAGTTCCATTACCCCAAAAACAATTACATAGATTAATGCAACATAAAAGTTTATTCTGGtgtataaaattttaagaataattttatattctaaaatttatatagatatatactattttatatgttttgttttatctATTAGAATAGGGATAATAAGATttaatcttgtaattttttagcCATCAAAACTAACTTccatattaaaactaaaattatttaattaaaaatatttaaattattaagtgaaattttaaatataattttatattaatcttgGTTGCAAATCAAAATCTATTCTACATTAAGCTTCTAATCCTCTCAACCAATAATAGCTAGCTAGGTGACTTCATAACGTGAAGGAGTGCATCGTTTTTTTCCAGTCTCGATAAAATGCATCTTCCCCATATTTCATGAGCTTATTCTTCATAGTTTGGCATCTTAGTCGAGAAATTTCAATAGTAAATTTTCCTATACAGATTCACATTTATTTAGAATTAGAGGTTCAAAAGGCATAATTCGAGTAACtgatattttattctatttttcttttggttttcctGTTATTTTCTCTTTAGATTTGTCTTGGTTTGTATTATctgaaactctttttttttttttttttcatgtgatcaTTTTCTTAATGATACAGAAACTTCAATAAAACATcgacttttataaaaaaagaaaaaaagaagaagcgtATTCTGCAATCATTTTCCACAATATTTGCTAATattccaagaaaagaaaagaaaatcttgaCATGGTGTGAATACATGGATGTAGATGATAAGTAAGCTCGCCCCCAAAAACAAGCATGGACATCGCCATCTGTTGAGCAGCGAATCCTGCAAGGTAGAGTTCAAGGCACATGTGATCTGCCCAAGGCATGTGTGTCCATACAGAACTTATAGGGCAGGCACATGACTAGCCATAGGGTTTGACCTTTTGTATTTCTTCAAGAGTTGGTTAATTAATTACTAGGGCACCTCCTCTCCGAAAGCCTTCTGTGTTCTTCAGTAGCCTTGCCGACCTAAGCGACAAAATGTTCTTCTTCTGTCTGTGtctttcttatcttttcagGACACAAGCTCTTGTTTTAGGCATATTTGATAAAatgtttattcaaaattattgtaaaaatcCATTTTGAGGAATTTTTTATACCTTTTGAATTGATTCAAGAAGTTTTAGAATTTTCCCAAAGCTTTAaagcaaattttaaaataatgactTAAGATTGGGAATTATTCCTTTCAAagttttgaaatcaaaagattAGATCTATACCTTTTCATAATCTAAAGCaaattaagcaaaaataaaagatggagTCTATCACATGCTATCCGtacaatatatatacatgttccATTCTTAAAATTAAGGAGACCCCTCAAAGCAAATGCAGCCCTTTTCCAATcccaaaattaaagaattaagcAAATTCTTTGCCTCTGGTATCTTAGCATTTGGATTTAGACTAAATGAATAAAGATTAGAAAATTTAAGCATGGGGAActatattcataatttattttgtatgaggttattataatctaaaacaaatattaagatatttggttgatttttaattggtttcataacttattttttatttttatgaggttatcataatctcaaacaaatatgttaatatttgattttttattaattttgtaataatttatttttattatagtataattaagaaaaaaaattaaaaagacaaaattatcaaaatctaATGAGAATTCATGATTCGAGCTGTGATTCAGTgggataaattataaaacttaggCAATCCATCATGTCATGGTTTTAGTATTCAAAGAAATACCatcttaacaaaattaaaattaaaacatattttttacccATTGTCTTTTGGATTTGGGTTTTCGACACTAACTATAAACTAGTATggtactaatttttaaaatcttttgcaATTGGGTTTTCTACACTAGCTAATTCAATCATTTTC
The sequence above is drawn from the Populus alba chromosome 15, ASM523922v2, whole genome shotgun sequence genome and encodes:
- the LOC118056330 gene encoding 21 kDa protein, yielding MASSAVSKQSFCRSLAIFSTTLAFFCVAKTCFAGNFEPQVESGDDFIKTSCGVTRYPDLCYKKLSAYADTIQDNPTQLANVSLSETLKNAESTLIMVQKLLKKRKLRPREAGAIKECVETMKDSVDELQRSMVAMSDLEGPDFDMEMSNIQSWVSAALTDEDTCMDGFQDNSIDGKVKDTIRSYIVTVAQLTSIALALINSIH